A single genomic interval of Zingiber officinale cultivar Zhangliang chromosome 4A, Zo_v1.1, whole genome shotgun sequence harbors:
- the LOC121972698 gene encoding uncharacterized protein LOC121972698 has product MNENAPGNNQMKSPTVQKDLTWACDAEVTNFILNDIKDNIFSLMVDECRDISVKEQMRVVLRYVNKHGCVIERFLAIVHVSDTSVISLKKAIDELFVKHKLSLSRLRVAKSNRIVSGFFQYVTMIVNITGASCKRKDKFRQLEHDKLVECLEKGDIVSGKGKNQEISLKQPGDTRWGSHYMTIIRLISTWASVLQVLENVYDDNTNDDNNGIAANLIDKMESYEFMFVMHLMKSLLGITNELSLALQQKDQNIVLAISLIKTMKVRLQKLREEGWENLLDVVNKFCSNHMIPIPNMKENMRTRGRSRRNGQMITNFHYYCVLDMMVQEMNNRFSESSTKVLTCIACLDPKDSFSQFNIGKLLRLAELYPEDFSLIDRVILEDKLETYIQNVRGEFSMIEDLGSLAKKMVETGKNTVFSLVYRLIKLALVLPVATASVERVFSAMKIIKTDLRNRMGDEWMNDSL; this is encoded by the exons ATGAATGAAAATGCCCCTGGAAACAATCAAATGAAATCTCCAACAGTTCAAAAGGATTTAACATGGGCTTGTGATGCTGAAGTCACAAATTTCATTCTTAATGACATAAAAGACAATATATTTTCTCTTATGGTTGATGAGTGTCGAGACATTTCAGTCAAAGAGCAAATGAGAGTTGTTTTAAGATACGTGAACAAACATGGATGTGTTATTGAAAGATTTCTTGCTATTGTACATGTGTCTGATACTTCTGTTATTTCTTTGAAGAAGGCTATTGATGAATTGTTTGTAAAACATAAGTTGTCATTATCAAGATTGAGAG TTGCTAAAAGCAATCGAATTGTGAGTGGTTTCTTCCAATATGTTACTATGATTGTTAATATTACTGGTGCTTCATGcaaaagaaaagataagtttAGACAACTTGAACATGATAAACTTGTAGAATGTTTGGAGAAAGGAGATATTGTTAGTGGTAAAGGAAAAAATCAGGAAATCAGTTTAAAACAACCAGGGGATACTCGTTGGGGTTCACATTATATGACTATTATCCGTTTGATATCTACGTGGGCTTCTGTTTTACAAGTGCTTGAAAATGTGTATGATGATAACACTAATGATGATAATAATGGTATCGCCGCCAATTTGATTGATAAGATGGAGAGTTATGAATTTATGTTTGTGATGCATTTGATGAAATCTTTATTGGGAATCACAAATGAATTGTCGCTTGCCTTACAACAAAAGGATCAAAACATTGTACTGGCTATCAGTTTGATCAAGACAATGAAAGTTCGATTACAAAAATTGAGAGAGGAAGGATGGGAGAATCTTTTGGATGTCGTCAACAAATTTTGTAGTAACCATATGATCCCAATACCGAATATGAAAGAAAATATGAGAACTCGTGGTCGCAGCAGACGTAATGGACAAATGATTACTAATTTTCATTACTATTGT GTTCTTGATATGATGGTTCAAGAGATGAATAATCGGTTTTCAGAATCAAGTACGAAGGTTCTTACTTGCATTGCTTGCTTAGATCCAAAGGACTCTTTTTCTCAATTTAATATTGGTAAGTTACTCCGCCTTGCTGAACTTTATCCGGAGGACTTTTCATTGATCGATCGTGTAATACTTGAGGACAAACTTGAGACTTACATTCAAAATGTGCGAGGTGAATTTTCTATGATTGAAGATTTGGGAAGTCTTGCTAAAAAGATGGTTGAAACGGGCAAGAATACAGTTTTTTCATTGGTTTATCGTTTGATCAAGTTAGCATTGGTTTTACCAGTTGCAACTGCTTCTGTTGAAAGAGTTTTTTCTGCTATGAAAATTATCAAGACTGATTTGCGTAATAGGATGGGGGATGAGTGGATGAATGACAGTTTGTAG